One window from the genome of Solea solea chromosome 2, fSolSol10.1, whole genome shotgun sequence encodes:
- the zgc:113142 gene encoding retinol dehydrogenase 7: protein MHFDTFNGKSAFFSEELLCIYCVLGCMRKQIRDTVAHRRLAEMNTTLFIGQVIGIVPICAVLLFLLSKLVLRHRCIHVQDGYGYGVLITGCDSGFGHQLARCLDQKGFVVFAGCLYPDGIGAMSLSRQSSSHLKILKLDVTKDEDIQQVKKTVLENLPQKGLWAVVNNAGITDWAEIEWSHFEDFRNIIDINLCGCIRTSLAFLPLIRAAKGRVVFVSSIFAFFSCLNMGAYSVSKRGLEAFADCLRLEMASFGVKVSIIQPGNFGQATNILRIKSGLDIWEKLDNEQKQIFNQQYFELASEYFMFTCKKGFKDTTLVIDAMLHAITSSQPKYRYLLASVMDRFFFKLYPFMPTVLTDAMFSLSSMYAKRRDMLYAKNI from the exons ATGCACTTTGACACATTCAACGGAAAATCAGCCTTCTTCAGTGAAGAGTTACTGTGTATATATTGTGTGCTTGGCTGCATGAGAAAACAGATCCGGGACACAGTGGCTCACAGACGCCTCGCAGAAATGAACACGACTCTCTTCATTGGACAAGTCATCGGCATTGTCCCCATCTGTGCtgtcctgctcttcctcctctccaagTTGGTTTTACGCCACCGCTGTATCCATGTGCAGGACGGTTATGGCTACGGTGTGCTGATAACAGGCTGTGACAGCGGCTTTGGACACCAGCTGGCCCGATGCTTGGATCAGAAGGGGTTTGTGGTGTTTGCCGGGTGTTTGTATCCAGACGGAATCGGAGCCATGAGCCTGTCCAGACAAAGTTCCAGTCATCTGAAAATACTCAAACTGGACGTCACCAAGGATGAAGACATACAGCAAGTGAAGAAGACGGTTTTGGAGAACCTGCCTCAGAAAG GTCTGTGGGCAGTTGTTAACAACGCTGGAATCACAGACTGGGCCGAGATCGAGTGGAGCCATTTTGAAGATTTCCGCAACATAATTGACATCAACCTGTGTGGCTGCATCAGGACCTCCCTTGCATTCCTGCCTCTGATTCGTGCCGCTAAAG GTCGGGTGGTGTTTGTCTCGAGCATTTTCGCCTTCTTCAGTTGCCTGAACATGGGAGCATACAGTGTGTCAAAGCGCGGTCTGGAGGCCTTTGCTGATTGCCTGAGACTTGAAATGGCAAGTTTTGGTGTGAAG GTGAGCATCATTCAGCCGGGAAACTTCGGTCAAGCCACAAACATCTTGAGGATAAAATCGGGCCTGGACATCTGGGAGAAACTAGACAATGAGCAAAAGCAGATCTTCAACCAGCAGTACTTTGAGCTGGCGAGTGAGTACTTCATGTTCACATGCAAAAAGGGATTCAAGGACACCACGCTGGTCATTGACGCCATGCTGCACGCCATCACGTCCTCACAGCCCAAATACAGATATCTGCTGGCttctgtgatggacaggttcTTCTTTAAACTCTACCCGTTCATGCCCACGGTCCTCACAGATGCTATGTTTTCTCTCAGCTCCATGTATGCTAAACGCAGAGACATGCTTTACgccaaaaacatttga
- the slc19a2 gene encoding thiamine transporter 1, whose translation MSALYPTVLLCVYGFFTNMRPSEPFLTAFLMGPDKNLTETQVVNEIYPVWTYSYLVLLFPVFLATDYLCYKPILVLQATSLVVTFVILLKAQGMLAMQLLEFFFGLATASEVAYYSYIYSVVEPAYYQRVTGYCRSATLFGSAAGSLLGQLLLLVDKVELLHLVIFTLTSATVAFVAPWFLPMPKKSLFFHKSPAEAKKRRHSSSSFFLDKNVEDSESEVPLRSQDVCTIPTSSKPDSSSSGVVKVLKMLFNDFLQCYRSRSLLAWSLWWALATCGYFQVINYAQALWENIRPSKDYEIYNGYVETVSTLLGALGALLVGYLPVRWALWGELALCILSLLMAACVFVMDTLKNIWLCYSSYVLFRATYMLLITVATYQIAASLSMQRYALVFGVNTFIALLLQTLLTLVVVDSAGLGLDVFTQFLIYAGYFAVISAVFFLAWLFKLASKRRSEQEAVSRAEDKTQSSCKLEAPKPSEHSDSTR comes from the exons ATGTCTGCTCTTTACCCGACAgttctgctgtgtgtttacGGGTTCTTCACGAACATGCGGCCGTCGGAACCTTTCCTCACTGCCTTCCTGATGGGACCAGACAAGAACCTGACAGAAACACAG GTGGTGAATGAAATCTATCCAGTATGGACATATTCCTACCTCGTGCTGCTGTTCCCTGTCTTCCTTGCCACCGACTACCTCTGTTATAAGCCTATATTAGTCCTGCAGGCCACTAGCTTGGTCGTCACCTTTGTCATTCTGCTGAAGGCACAGGGCATGTTGGCCATGCAGCTTCTGGAGTTTTTCTTTGGACTGGCCACAGCCTCGGAGGTGGCCTACTACTCGTACATCTACAGCGTGGTTGAGCCGGCTTACTACCAGAGAGTGACAGGCTACTGCCGCAGCGCCACTCTGTTTGGATCTGCTGCCGGATCTCTGTTGGGACAGCTTCTGCTCCTGGTCGACAAAGTTGAGCTGCTCCATCTTGTCATTTTTACTTTAACATCAGCCACTGTGGCCTTTGTTGCTCCGTGGTTTCTGCCCATGCCCAAGAAGAGCTTGTTTTTCCACAAAAGCCCTGCAGAAGCTAAGAAGAGGcggcacagcagcagctcattcTTCCTGGACAAGAATGTGGAAGATTCAGAGAGTGAAGTGCCTCTGAGGAGCCAGGATGTCTGCACA ATACCCACGTCGTCCAAACCAGACAGCTCCAGCAGTGGTGTTGTAAAGGTGTTGAAAATGCTGTTCAATGATTTCCTGCAGTGCTACAGAAGTCGCTCCTTGCTGGCCTGGTCACTGTGGTGGGCGCTGGCCACATGTGGCTACTTCCAGGTCATCAACTACGCTCAAGCTCTGTGGGAGAACATTCGTCCATCCAAGGACTATGAAATTTACAATGGCTATGTAGAAACAGTGTCCACACTGTTAG GGGCTCTGGGAGCTCTGTTGGTCGGCTACCTGCCTGTGCGCTGGGCTCTGTGGGGCGAGCTGGCTCTGTGCATCCTCTCTCTACTCAtggctgcgtgtgtgtttgtcatggaCACACTGAAGAACATCTGGCTGTGTTACAGCTCATACGTCCTCTTCAGAGCCACATACATGCTGCTCATCACAGTGGCCAC ATATCAAATTGCAGCCAGTCTCAGCATGCAGCGGTATGCACTGGTGTTTGGAGTGAACACCTTTATAGCTCTTCTTCTGCAGACTCTGCTCACTCTAGTGGTGGTGGACTCTGCAGGCCTCGGCCTTGATGTCTTCACTCAG TTCCTTATCTATGCCGGCTACTTTGCAGTCATTTCCGCAGTCTTCTTCCTGGCTTGGCTTTTCAAACTTGCCTCCAAGAGGCGCTCTGAGCAGGAAGCAGTGTCCAGAGCAGAAGATAAAACACAAAGCAGCTGCAAACTTGAGGCACCAAAGCCGAGTGAACACAGTGATTCGACAAGGTGA
- the arl6ip6 gene encoding ADP-ribosylation factor-like protein 6-interacting protein 6 — translation MLRATDDGHVMSETRLFSSEVMRRSGTVRVSGSVASGEADAAATGRRLDADRRGHRKWSVVALSVLSSAVFVAAVGCFCALVYPIMKELRAERVRGVDGTEERILGFWSILVLSVLVGSICCILSWTLTYLDSYQAGSLALTHFRDASDQGFLMDYGVVVLNGIMAMLTVIWSLT, via the exons ATGCTGAGAGCGACAGACGACGGACACGTAATGAGCGAAACTCGCTTATTTTCCTCGGAGGTAATGAGGCGTTCAGGAACCGTGAGAGTCAGCGGGAGCGTCGCGTCAGGAGAGGCTGACGCTGCGGCTACAGGACGGAGGCTCGACGCCGACCGGAGAGGCCACAGAAAGTGGTCGGTGGTTGCCCTGTCTGTCCTGAGCTCCGCCGTGTTCGTGGCCGCTGTCGGTTGTTTCTGCGCCCTAGTTTACCCGATCATGAAAG AGCTGCgggcagagagagtgagaggagtggATGGGACTGAAGAGAGGATTCTGG GTTTCTGGAGTATCCTGGTGCTGTCAGTATTAGTCGGGTCTATCTGCTGCATTCTCTCATGGACACTCACTTACCTGGACTCGTACCAGGCTGGCTCACTGGCTCTGACCCACTTCAG AGATGCATCTGACCAGGGTTTCCTCATGGATTACGGTGTTGTTGTCCTCAATGGCATCATGGCAATGCTCACTGTCATCTGGAGCCTCACCTGA
- the LOC131442102 gene encoding homeodomain-interacting protein kinase 2-like: MYSTQPVQGNQLFTGCLLTSASSKYRVQKYLGQGTFGTVVKCKRMNDGEIVAIKMMKSEHFWKAKEEAAILRKLKSLDPEKSNLVRWYQMFKDRGQLCLEFEHLDKSLYDLMRERRFQPLPLKHVRPIVKQLANALNYLRAARIIHADLKLENVMLVNQQVEPYRVKVIDFGLSSDVRFTTVGSYIQTRPFRSPEVILGLPLTEAIDMWSLGCMVVFLYLGTMLYSGDSEYDVIRNIIKTQGQLPHSMLCQGRKTHLYFMKDKRSTTSLWKLKNPEQVRRDKRKKPVEKQKCEMTSLDDLLYTHSINSDNNADQDAQWKDVQMFVNMVKEMLQLDTDTRITPSQLMQHRFTRMLHIINLYPRSKYVRDCSDMMTFCQKNKTQGRATQQPSTRTASPHKHHCINPSPGSRNQTSQRSHGSWVNSKVVDVKNTKNTDTVVTNHPSMTATEVRSHPNMTVTATRPHLNTTDTATRSHLNMTDNAVWSHLDMTNTAVKSDHNMTIRKKIAEYYDVKPKLANKKYYSDNSSSHTNSASPSIPSSSRGAETYVPTWDKRKVALSEDCDHNYDVRSDLKRQRAENYSADRSPCNSNHDSTHIVPDPSYHRCRPEEQRPSDSTWNERHVCSGQKRKAGATAGSHKPGCSNRPESTHTDQFHSNQRRPDKHVQHNSPHSPDSPLAKRRVLSVQKRKIPPEEEVRPTRRTCDHWLDETQTIQRGSAAQVPSTSGCSDRHESTHTDHFHLNQRRRSDKHPNCPHSTNSTLIKRPVRSGRKRKAPPEEEDVLPSKRTCDHSLNNRKLTQSSAGPKTSECSISHECEDVQMCMLMSRTPDVHLLPPNTEPVEDNTFSPKHPTCQGR; encoded by the exons ATGTACTCAACGCAACCTGTCCAAGGAAACCAGCTGTTCACAGGATGTTTGCTCACCTCTGCATCCTCCAAATACAGGGTGCAGAAATACCTTGGGCAGGGCACCTTTGGAACAGTTGTAAAATGCAAGAGGATGAATGATGGGGAGATCGTGGCCATTAAAATGATGAAGTCTGAACACTTTTGGAAGGCGAAAGAGGAG GCTGCTATCCTGAGGAAACTTAAATCACTGGACCCAGAAAAATCCAACCTTGTCCGTTGGTACCAGATGTTCAAAGACAGAGGACAACTTTGCCTAGAGTTTGAGCACCTAGACAAAAGTCTCTATGACTTGATGAGAGAAAGACGTTTCCAACCTCTTCCACTGAAGCATGTCAGACCTATTGTCAAGCAG CTCGCCAATGCACTCAATTACTTGAGGGCAGCTAGAATAATTCATGCAGACCTCAAGTTGGAGAATGTGATGCTGGTCAATCAACAAGTGGAGCCCTACAGAGTCAAAGTGATTGACTTTGGCCTATCCAGCGATGTTCGGTTTACCACGGTGGGCTCATACATTCAGACTCGTCCTTTTCG TTCTCCAGAGGTCATTTTGGGACTCCCTCTCACAGAGGCCATAGACATGTGGTCCCTGGGATGCATGGTGGTTTTCCTCTACCTCGGCACTATGCTCTACAGTGGTGACAGTGAATATGATGTG ATCAGGAACATAATAAAGACTCAGGGTCAGCTACCACACAGCATGCTCTGCCAAGGCAGAAAAACTCACTTGTATTTCATGAAAGACAAGAGGTCCACTACCTCTCTTTGGAAACTTAAG AACCCAGAACAAGTCCGAAGAGACAAGCGGAAAAAGCCAGTGGAGAAACAGAAGTGTGAGATGACCTCACTGGATGACCTCCTATAT ACACATTCGATTAACAGTGACAACAACGCAGATCAAGATGCACAGTGGAAAGATGTGCAGATGTTCGTGAACATGGTGAAGGAAATGCTTCAGCTTGATACTGACACAAGGATAACTCCCTCTCAGCTGATGCAGCATCGGTTCACCAGGATGTTGCACATTATTAACCTGTATCCAAGGAGCAAGTA TGTCAGGGACTGCTCCGATATGATGACattctgtcaaaaaaacaaaactcagggCAGAGCAACGCAGCAACCATCCACCAGGACTGCCAGCCCCCACAAGCATCACTGCATCAACCCAAGTCCAGGGTCCAGGAACCAAACCTCACAAAGGTCACACGGGTCATGGGTGAATAGTAAGGTTGTAGATGTCAAGAACACAAAGAACACTGACACTGTGGTGACGAACCACCCAAGCATGACTGCCACTGAAGTGAGGAGCCACCCAAACATGACTGTTACTGCAACGAGACCCCACCTGAACACGACCGACACTGCAACAAGGAGCCACCTGAACATGACCGACAATGCAGTGTGGAGCCACCTGGACATGACCAACACTGCAGTGAAAAGTGACCACAACATGACCATTAGGAAGAAGATAGCTGAATATTATGATGTAAAACCTAAGCTTGCCAACAAGAAGTACTATAGTGATAATAGCAGTTCTCACACAAACTCTGCAAGTCCATCCATCCCAAGCTCCAGCAGGGGGGCTGAGACATATGTCCCGACATGGGACAAGAGAAAGGTAGCTCTTAGTGAAGACTGTGATCACAATTACGATGTGAGGTCAGACCTTAAGAGGCAGAGGGCTGAGAACTACTCAGCAGACAGATCCCCCTGCAATAGCAACCATGACTCTACCCACATTGTCCCTGATCCGTCTTATCACAGGTGCAGGCCAGAAGAACAACGTCCTTCAGACAGCACCTGGAATGAGAGACATGTCTGTTCAgggcagaaaagaaaagctggTGCAACCGCAGGTTCACACAAGCCAGGCTGCAGCAACAGACCTGAATCTACCCACACTGACCAATTTCACTCAAATCAGCGAAGGCCAGATAAACACGTCCAACACAACTCTCCACATTCACCAGACAGCCCTCTGGCCAAGAGACGAGTTCTATCAgttcagaaaagaaaaatacctcCAGAAGAAGAAGTGCGGCCTACAAGAAGAACTTGCGATCACTGGTTAGATGAAACACAGACGATCCAAAGAGGTTCTGCAGCACAAGTTCCATCGACATCGGGCTGCAGTGACAGACATGAATCTACCCACACTGACCATTTTCACTTGAATCAGAGAAGAAGGTCAGATAAACATCCCAACTGTCCACATTCAACAAACAGCACTCTGATCAAGAGACCAGTTCGATCGGGACGGAAAAGAAAAGCCCCTCCTGAGGAAGAAGATGTGCTACCTTCAAAAAGAACTTGTGATCACTCATTAAACAATAGAAAGTTGACACAGAGTTCAGCAGGTCCAAAAACATCAGAGTGCAGCATCAGTCATGAATGTGAAGATGTGCAGATGTGCATGCTCATGTCTCGTACCCCCGATGTTCACCTTCTTCCACCAAACACTGAACCAGTAGAAGATAATACCTTCTCACCCAAACACCCAACTTGCCAAGGCAGATGA